Genomic segment of Vibrio celticus:
AAGGATTCTCTAGTTTTGGATCCAGTTATCGCTAAAAGCATGGGTAAGGTAAGTTTAGACTTCACGCTTTATGGAAAATCGTGCAAGCTTAATATCCTACCTGAGCAAGGTGAATTCACACCTAAACGTATTGAACTTAACGGTAACGATGTAGCGGTTTCGTTAACAGCTAATGCATACCGAACGGGTGGCGCTAAGATAGATAAGTCTATTATAAACAGCATGTTAATTGATGAGTGTAATCAACTAACCGTTTGGCTGTAACGCTATGTCCCCCCCCACTTTAGTGGGGGGAGAACATGCCATGATTTGAATGTAGCTCTATCAAAGATTTTGCCTATTTCTGATTAGTAGAAACGTTTTATCTAATGCAGTATACTTCAATAAAGCGGTTAGAAAACGCAAGTGATTCAGCTAGATAAGGATACTATTAAAGTGAAGGGTCAATACTGAAATGAGACATACAATCAAAGATGTTGCCAGAGAAGCGAATGTGTCAATTTCGACCGTCTCTTATGCGATGAACAACAGTGACCGTATTAGTGAGAAAACGCGGAAACATGTTCTTGAAGTTGCAAAAAGACTCAACTACTCGGCAAACAGCAATGCAAAACGTTTAAGACAAAAAAACGTTGGCGCGATAGGGGTTTTCTTTAACTCTTGGTTTGGTCCAATTTATAGTGAACTTGTGCAAGGAATTGAGCAAAAAGTGCATGAGATGGGGTATGACTTAATCGCCTGTAGCCTTTATGGTGGTGCAGAGTCAACAGCCCATCGTTATCTGAAAGATCAGATGATCGATGGCGCTATTATCTTGAGTAATGCGTTTGATGATGAATTCTTAGAATCTGTGGCAGCAAACAATCTTCCTGTTGTTGTGCTTGATAGAGAAATTACTGCACCTAATATCTACAATATCTTGATTGACAACTTTGGTGGTGCATTTAGTGCGACTAAGCAATTGATCGATAGTGGAAGTGAAGAAGTTTACTATATGAGTGGTCCTACCGACTCGTACGACAACCAGAAACGGTTAGATGGCTATATAGCAGCACTCGGGTTTTATAATCTTAAGTTCAATAATGAACTGATCATTCGTTCAGATTTTACTGAAAAAGACGCCTATGAGAAAGCACTAGAACTTTTCTCTAAGAAATCGATACCAGGTTCAATCTTTGCGGGTAATGATGAAATGGCCCTCGGTGTTATTAAAGCCGCTAATGAGAAAGAGATTAAAATTCCTGAACAATTAAAGCTGGTTGGCTTTGATGACATTCGAGAATCTGAAAGGTGTTTACCTGCATTGAGTACGGTCACACATGATAAATTTGATATGGGAGTCAAATCTGTCGAAGTGCTATTTAATGCAATGAATAATGAAGAGTATATTGAGCCAGTAACAATATTACCAACTAAGTATGTTGCTCGAGACTCTATTTAGTATTTAAACACAAACATTTTTTAGTTCTTTATCGTTGCCATGAGAAATCGTGGCAATAATATGCCGCAATTGTTCAGATGTGATTTACATAGCCTTACGAGGATAACACATGATAAACCGTTGGCTTACGATTATGCTACTGACTGTAACTTCTTCAGCAGTGGCAAAGGAACGAATTGAGTTTATGGTGTCGTCAGGGGAGCAAATGACGTTTGTAAACGAGTTTATAAAACCCGAATATGAGCGCCGTTATCCTGATGTAACTTTAATATTAACCAATGATTCAAATTTAGAAACACGCATGGCAGCTGGTGATTATCCAAATGTTTATGCCGGTGTTTTTGGTTATATGGTTCCGAGGTATGCAAAACTCGGACGTTTAATGTATTTAAATGAGTTTGATGGCTTCAATCAATTAGAGGAAAGAATTGAACCTCAATTTATGGCCAAGCATTTTAATCGTAATTACTATATTCCTTGGCACGCTACGACTCAAATGATGATTTACAATAAGGATTTGTTTCGAGAAGCTGGGTTAGACCCTGAATCACCACCAAAAACATGGGATGCGTTTTTATCTGCGGCTGAAAAAATCAATAATCTTCCGGCACGTGACAATGGCGCAAATGTTCACGGAGCCGCATTGTGGAATGATGCTTTATCTTGGGGAGGCTGGTATTGGAATATGCTATCGCCGCTCTACTATAACTTTAATGAAGGTAAGTATCAGTTATTAAATCGTTATGGTACGCATCCTGTATTTGATAAAGATGAAGCATCAATGGTTAAATTTTTAGAAACCATGAAAAAAATACAGCAATTCGCACCGTTAACGATGGAGCAGAACTTTTTCTCTCGAACGATAGGGATGTGGCCACAATACGGTATTGCGTGGAAAGCAAACTTACAAGATGCGGCGGGATATCCGATGCAGATTGGTAAGGATGTTGGAATTGCGCCTATTCCCACACTAGTTGAAGGGGGGACACATTACTCTAATCTGGATGGCCGTGCGCTGATGGTATTCAAAAATACACGCAAGGTTGAAGAGCGTAGTTGGCAGCTTATTGAGCTTCTAATGGAAGAGGATAATCATTTGCAAGCGAACATGGAGTTGCAGAACCTTCCGACATTAGGTTCATTACAGTCTCATCCTTATTTCCAGCAAGAAGATATCAAGCCGTTTGTCGAACAGCTGAATAATGTTGTAATGAACGAATCATCCGCAGCCGTGTCTGAAGTGTCTAGTATTCTACTTAAGTACTATTCTCAATCTGTTGTTATGGAAAAAATGACGCCAGAAGCGGCAGTAGAAGCTGCGGCAGAAGACGTTAAAAAAATACTAAAAAGATAGTGTGTAATAAAACATCTCTGACAATTATTATATTGGAATAGTTATGAATATTAAGCGTTACTGGGTGTCTTACCTATTTATGTTGCCTTGGGTTGCGTACTTTCTGGTTTTCATGTTGTATCCATTTTTTCTATCGTTAGAAAATAGTTTTTTGGATATTAATATATTAAACCCTGAAAATACCGAGTTTGTTGGTATCGGGAACTGGGTTAATGCCATCACGGACTATAAGTTTTGGAAGTCGATATTTAACGTCTTCTTTAATCAGGCGATATTTATTTCATTAAGCTTTGTGATTGCACTTGGTGCAGCGTTGATGCTAAACGAAGTAACCGTGTTATCAGGGTTATTTCGAACTGTGCTGTTTATACCGGTAGTTACATCAGTTACTGTGGCCATGCTGATTTTTGATTTTATTGCAGGACCAAATGGACCTATCCAGTCGACGATGCTAGAGATTCAATTGCTCGATTCTCCTGTGTTCTGGAAGTTTGAAAAATGGTTACCGATGCCGGTCATTGCAGTGTTTAGTGCATGGAAGTGGTTTGGTGTACAAATGATCATATTCCTCGGTGGTATTGCAAGTATTAACAAGTCGTTGTTAGAAGCTGCTGACATTGATGGTGCAACATGGTCGAGAAAGATCACCAAGATTATTCTACCGCTAATTAAGCCACAGATTATTTTTGTTCTTACAATTAATGTTATCAACGGTTTGCAGATGTTTACCGAAGTCTTTATGAACTTTGACTTGCAAGGTGGGCCTCATAATTCAGCGTTAACACCTGTACTTCACTTGTACCAAATTGGTTTTGAACAAATGAAAATGGGTGAAGCATCGACAGTTGGTTTATTGCTTGCAATCGTGATCTTCATATTGACGATGATTCAGTTAAAAATAACAAACGGGAGTAATAAAGAATGAAAGAACTGAATAAAGGCAAGGTGATGATATATGTATCACTCACAATTGCTAGTATTGTAGTGCTCTATCCATTTTTCTTTATGATTATCAACTCGTTTAAGCCAGGTTCGGAGATTATGCACTCTCCGAACTCATTACCATCAACATGGTCACTAAATGGTTATATTGAGATTTTTAACAGTGTTAATCTAGGGCGTATATTTTTTAATACAATATTCGTTTCTGTATCAGTTACAGTGTTGAACTGCTTGCTATCGGCAATGGTTGCGTTTGCTATTGCCAAAACCAATATGCCAGGTCGTCAGGTGTGGCTGCGATTGATCTTGTCTTCTATGATGGTTCCGGCGATTTTGTTTACGATCCCTGTTTATATGATGATGTATGAGTGGGATTGGATTAATACTTATCGTGTGCTTATCATTCCGGGAGCCATTAGTGCTTACAATATATTTCTTCTGTATCAGTTCATGACTCAGGTTGATGAGGCGTATTTGGAAGCGGCAAGAATCGATGGTGCAAGTGAGATGCGTATATTCTTCAAAGTCGTATTACCAATGATGCGCCCAGCGATGGCAACGGTCGGTATCCTAACCTTTATGGGGGCGTGGAACGACTTCATGGGACCACTACTATATATTCGTGATGACTCTATGCTGACTCTGCAAATGGCGCTGTTTAAGTTCCAGCAAGATATACCAGCAGGCAACCTTGAGCAGGTTTGGGCAATGACGACCATGATTGCTGTGCCTGTTGTTTTTGTTTTCTTCTTTATGCAGAAAAACTTTATCAAGGCATTTACGGGTGTAGGAGTTAAATAATGGTGCAGTTAAAACGAATGAGCATGCTCCTTGGCTTTATACTGATTGCTTATTTCTTCGCATGGGGCAAAGTTTACTTTTTATCAAAAAGTTATTTTGAGTTTGCTCAACAACAGGAAGAACAAGGTAATTATGTCATTGCGCTAAAGGGATCGAATAAACTGGAAATCCGTAATGACGAGCATTATTTGGGTGGCTATCAGCAGGTGATAGAGGCTTGGGATAATGTCACATTAGGCATTACGCCAGCCTTTTATGATGATGCCTTGTTAGCTCCTGAGCGATTGATGCCAAAGCTGTCTGACGATGAACTCTATCAATTCATCGATTTATATGTTCAGCTTGATAGTAAATACGTTCCTGAGGTTGCAGAAATACTGCTAGAACGCGCAATAGCATCAAATGATGAAGAGCTAGAAGCTGAAATGAAAGAATTTCTGGTTCAAGCATTCCCCGATTACGTCCATTCTCAGCTCTAAATGATAGGCACGGTCATACTCGTGACTGTGCCTCTCTTTTCCAATCTTAAACGACTCTTGGAGTATATATGGCACAGCCGTATCAAGACACAACTCTATCTATTCATCAGCGAGTAGAGGATTTACTCTCGCGAATGACAACA
This window contains:
- a CDS encoding LacI family DNA-binding transcriptional regulator — protein: MRHTIKDVAREANVSISTVSYAMNNSDRISEKTRKHVLEVAKRLNYSANSNAKRLRQKNVGAIGVFFNSWFGPIYSELVQGIEQKVHEMGYDLIACSLYGGAESTAHRYLKDQMIDGAIILSNAFDDEFLESVAANNLPVVVLDREITAPNIYNILIDNFGGAFSATKQLIDSGSEEVYYMSGPTDSYDNQKRLDGYIAALGFYNLKFNNELIIRSDFTEKDAYEKALELFSKKSIPGSIFAGNDEMALGVIKAANEKEIKIPEQLKLVGFDDIRESERCLPALSTVTHDKFDMGVKSVEVLFNAMNNEEYIEPVTILPTKYVARDSI
- a CDS encoding extracellular solute-binding protein, with the translated sequence MINRWLTIMLLTVTSSAVAKERIEFMVSSGEQMTFVNEFIKPEYERRYPDVTLILTNDSNLETRMAAGDYPNVYAGVFGYMVPRYAKLGRLMYLNEFDGFNQLEERIEPQFMAKHFNRNYYIPWHATTQMMIYNKDLFREAGLDPESPPKTWDAFLSAAEKINNLPARDNGANVHGAALWNDALSWGGWYWNMLSPLYYNFNEGKYQLLNRYGTHPVFDKDEASMVKFLETMKKIQQFAPLTMEQNFFSRTIGMWPQYGIAWKANLQDAAGYPMQIGKDVGIAPIPTLVEGGTHYSNLDGRALMVFKNTRKVEERSWQLIELLMEEDNHLQANMELQNLPTLGSLQSHPYFQQEDIKPFVEQLNNVVMNESSAAVSEVSSILLKYYSQSVVMEKMTPEAAVEAAAEDVKKILKR
- a CDS encoding carbohydrate ABC transporter permease — protein: MNIKRYWVSYLFMLPWVAYFLVFMLYPFFLSLENSFLDINILNPENTEFVGIGNWVNAITDYKFWKSIFNVFFNQAIFISLSFVIALGAALMLNEVTVLSGLFRTVLFIPVVTSVTVAMLIFDFIAGPNGPIQSTMLEIQLLDSPVFWKFEKWLPMPVIAVFSAWKWFGVQMIIFLGGIASINKSLLEAADIDGATWSRKITKIILPLIKPQIIFVLTINVINGLQMFTEVFMNFDLQGGPHNSALTPVLHLYQIGFEQMKMGEASTVGLLLAIVIFILTMIQLKITNGSNKE
- a CDS encoding carbohydrate ABC transporter permease, whose product is MKELNKGKVMIYVSLTIASIVVLYPFFFMIINSFKPGSEIMHSPNSLPSTWSLNGYIEIFNSVNLGRIFFNTIFVSVSVTVLNCLLSAMVAFAIAKTNMPGRQVWLRLILSSMMVPAILFTIPVYMMMYEWDWINTYRVLIIPGAISAYNIFLLYQFMTQVDEAYLEAARIDGASEMRIFFKVVLPMMRPAMATVGILTFMGAWNDFMGPLLYIRDDSMLTLQMALFKFQQDIPAGNLEQVWAMTTMIAVPVVFVFFFMQKNFIKAFTGVGVK